Proteins encoded within one genomic window of Misgurnus anguillicaudatus chromosome 18, ASM2758022v2, whole genome shotgun sequence:
- the kif25 gene encoding kinesin-like protein KIF25, translating into MPHFINRDQIFAHQVHLLEHKLRSKEERILELKTENALLHLRLTECLGKLRHERNENIHFQRQKQQWKVQKSTHIALSKLLSEVQVLKEDLKDVFTIFMGFAKELEDQSRQLLECVGTAKNSIQNHQSDIKNLQAQVAALEHSLQQEQQRCGEERARRRMLHNTLVELRGNIRVHCRIRPILPFDHSPGSPTNNGASSSEAVVQAINDDSVLVNCTKTPSPVMNKIFEFERVHGPDDDQERVFEEVKPLVTSLLDGFIVCIMAYGQTGSGKTHTMIGSQSEGLTAAVKDSQQGIVPKAANELFKLISEKPSDIHTVEMSVVEVYNNEVLDLLARDEDGAAVGVKREVITTSTGTSEVPCLIYEQVRSSAEVMRLINSVLKLRAHSPTLVHRDSSRSHFIVTLTVTSKSPDALTLARRLQSARQDIRRLSQKEWWSPRCRRAASSFTSSPASSPRHSPCQSPCPSPRPSITQTPLKTKLQLVDLAGSECVGMSGVSGAALWESSCINRSLSALSDVLGALAEQRPHVPYRNSKLTHLLQDAIGGDAKLLIMLCVSPDQRFLTESLQCLGFGARARQVQREPPRRKNTALKIK; encoded by the exons ATGCCGCACTTTATCAATCGAGACCAGATATTTGCGCATCAAGTCCATCTGTTAGAGCATAAACTACGG AGTAAAGAGGAGCGCATTTTGGAGTTGAAAACAGAAAATGCTCTTCTTCATCTGAGACTCACTGAG TGTTTGGGCAAACTTCGCCATGAGAGAAATGAGAACATCCATTTCCAAAGACAGAAGCAGCAGTGGAAAGTGCAAAAGTCTACACACATCGCTCTCTCCAAACTTCTGTCTGAAGTTCAG GTGCTAAAAGAAGACTTGAAGGATGTCTTTACAATCTTCATGGGGTTTGCCAAAGAACTGGAGGATCAAAGCAGACAGCTGTTGGAATGTGTGGGCACTGCTAAAAATAGTATTCAGAATCACCAAAGTGATATTAAGA ACCTGCAGGCTCAGGTAGCTGCACTTGAGCACTCTTTACAGCAGGAGCAGCAGAGGTGTGGAGAGGAGAGAGCGAGGAGACGAATGCTCCACAACACCTTAGTT GAGTTGAGGGGTAATATAAGAGTTCACTGCAGGATCCGCCCAATTCTACCTTTTGATCACAGCCCAGGATCTCCCACAAACAATGG agcCTCTTCATCTGAAGCAGTGGTCCAGGCCATCAATGAT GATTCTGTTCTTGTGAACTGCACCAAAACCCCAAGTCCAGTAATGAACAAAATCTTTGAGTTTGAAAG AGTTCATGGTCCAGATGATGACCAGGAGAGAGTGTTTGAAGAAGTGAAACCCCTTGTAACGTCTCTGCTTGATGG GTTTATTGTATGCATCATGGCATACGGACAGACAGGCAGTGGGAAGACACATACAATGATCGGCTCTCAGTCTGAGGGCCTAACAGCAGCAGTGAAGGACTCTCAACAGGGCATCGTTCCAAAAGCAGCCAATGAACTCTTCAA GCTGATCTCCGAGAAGCCTTCAGACATTCATACAGTGGAGATGTCTGTGGTGGAGGTCTATAATAATGAGGTTCTGGATCTGCTGGCCAGAGATGaagatggagctgcagttggaGTAAAGAGAGAGGTTATCACCACCAGCACAGGCACAAGTGAAGTGCCCTGTTTAATATACGA GCAGGTACGGAGTTCAGCAGAGGTTATGCGGCTGATCAACTCTGTGTTAAAACTAAGAGCTCACAGTCCCACCCTGGTGCACAGAGACTCTTCCAGATCTCATTTCATCGTCACTCTCACCGTCACCTCCAAAAGCCCCGATGCACTGACACTGG CGCGCAGACTACAGAGTGCAAGGCAGGACATCCGAAGGCTGTCTCAGAAGGAATGGTGGAGCCCGCGCTGCCGCAGGGCCGCCTCCTCTTTTACATCAAGCCCTGCCTCCTCGCCCCGCCACTCGCCTTGTCAGTCTCCGTGCCCATCTCCACGGCCCAGCATCACGCAGACTCCCCTCAAGACCAAGCTTCAGTTGGTAGACCTGGCCGGGAGTGAGTGCGTGG GGATGTCAGGTGTGAGTGGTGCAGCTCTATGGGAGAGCTCCTGTATAAATCGCAGTCTGTCGGCTTTGTCTGATGTTTTGGGAGCTTTAGCCGAACAGCGACCCCACGTGCCTTATCGCAACAGCAAATTAACACATCTGCTGCAGGACGCCATAG GAGGGGATGCTAAACTCCTGATAATGTTGTGTGTATCCCCCGATCAACGCTTTCTCACAGAGTCTCTTCAGTGTCTGGGGTTTGGTGCCAGGGCCAGACAGGTCCAGAGAGAACCACCACGCAGAAAGAACACAGCTTTGAAGATAAAGTAA